ACCACCCGAGGCCTGCCCACGCGTCGCATCCTCCCAGACCGGCGCGAATCGGCGTCCCCGCGACGCCCGTGCCGCCTAGACTTCGCGGCGATGCGACCGGAGGAGCTCAGATGACGACGCGGCTGATCCTGGCCCCCCACATGGACGACGAGGCCATGGGTTGCGGCGGCCTGATGGCCAAGCACCCCGACGAGTGCGTCGTCGTGGTGATGACCGACAGCGGCGAGGTCCGGGCCCGCGAGCACGCGGAGGCGATGCGGATCCTCGGCGTGGGCGAGTCGAAGGTCCTCGGCTTCCCGGACGGCGAGACCCCGCAGCACATGACCGAGATGGTCGGCGCGATCGACGCGATCATGGCGGACCTGAAGCCCGACGAGCTCTACCTGCCCTACCCCTCGCTGCACCAGGACCACATCGCGGTCTACGAGGCGGGGATGCGGTCGTGCCGGGTGTCGATGTCGCTGGACCACTGGTTCCCGCCGAGCGTCTACGTCTACGACATCGCCGTCTACGACGTGAACCTCTACCCCACCGACCTGCGGTGGAACGTCTTCGAGGCGCTTACCGAGGAGCACATCACCGCCAAGGAGGCCGCCTGCCAGGCCTACCAGTCGGAGATCCCCACCGAGGTGCACCCGATCAACAGCGTGCGCCAGATCGCCGGCGCCCTCGGGCAGGTGCGCCTCGTGCCCTACGCCGAGCAGTACGCGCTGGTGCGGACGGTGCGCCGGTGAGGGTCGCCATCCACCAGCCCGACCTGCTCCCCTGGCCCGGGTTCTGGTTCAAGATGCTCCACAGCGACCGCTTCGTGCTCGCCGTGCACGACCAGCTCCAGAAGCACTGGGTGCAGCGGCGCGTGATGATGCGCGAGTCGTGGGTGACGCTGCCGCTGGAGACCAAGCCGCACCTGATCCCGATCAACGAGACGATCGTGAAGCCGGGCTGGCAGGACCACCTCGAGAGCTCCATCACCGGCCGCTACCGCGGCGCGCGGCACTGGAAGGACCGCGGGCCCGACGTGCT
Above is a genomic segment from Nocardioides okcheonensis containing:
- a CDS encoding PIG-L deacetylase family protein — its product is MTTRLILAPHMDDEAMGCGGLMAKHPDECVVVVMTDSGEVRAREHAEAMRILGVGESKVLGFPDGETPQHMTEMVGAIDAIMADLKPDELYLPYPSLHQDHIAVYEAGMRSCRVSMSLDHWFPPSVYVYDIAVYDVNLYPTDLRWNVFEALTEEHITAKEAACQAYQSEIPTEVHPINSVRQIAGALGQVRLVPYAEQYALVRTVRR